A DNA window from Thermosynechococcaceae cyanobacterium Okahandja contains the following coding sequences:
- a CDS encoding quinone-dependent dihydroorotate dehydrogenase — MRVDPYRSLVRPLLFSGLRADPERVQQQMMAVCRWLNQDTPLRQRLRQQLQQFFALPDARLERELWGLRFPNPIGLAAGFDKNGVASAVWSAFGFGFAELGTVTWHPQPGNPRPRLFRLPADRAAINRMGFNNWGAEAMARELARSPRATIPIGINLGKSKITPLEQAKDDYLASFRCLHPWGDYFVVNVSSPNTPGLRDLQAKEQLAPILEALQGANTPRKPLLLKIAPDLSEPEICAILELIQTYELAGIIATNTTICREGLKTTVIPATGRSPTAEAGGLSGAPLKDRATEVIRFIHQQTHGRLPIIGVGGIFDAADVQEKLNAGARLVQLYTGWVYQGPTLLKELLQSLLAAAP, encoded by the coding sequence TTGCGCGTCGATCCCTATCGTTCCCTTGTCCGGCCCCTGCTATTCTCGGGTCTAAGAGCTGATCCTGAGCGGGTACAGCAGCAGATGATGGCCGTCTGTCGCTGGCTTAATCAGGATACACCCCTCCGGCAGCGGCTACGGCAGCAGTTGCAGCAGTTTTTTGCCCTCCCAGATGCACGCTTGGAACGGGAACTGTGGGGGCTGCGGTTCCCCAACCCGATTGGCTTGGCGGCGGGGTTTGATAAAAATGGCGTTGCCAGTGCTGTTTGGAGTGCCTTTGGCTTTGGCTTTGCGGAACTCGGCACCGTGACGTGGCACCCCCAACCCGGGAACCCACGACCGCGCTTATTTCGCCTACCGGCAGATCGGGCCGCCATTAATCGCATGGGCTTTAATAACTGGGGGGCTGAGGCCATGGCTCGCGAACTGGCGCGATCGCCCCGCGCCACCATCCCAATTGGCATTAACTTAGGCAAGTCGAAGATCACGCCGCTGGAGCAGGCCAAAGATGACTACCTCGCTAGCTTTCGCTGCCTGCACCCCTGGGGAGATTACTTTGTGGTCAATGTCAGTTCTCCCAATACCCCCGGCCTACGGGATCTCCAGGCCAAGGAGCAGCTTGCCCCAATCTTAGAAGCACTGCAAGGGGCTAATACCCCCCGCAAGCCCCTGCTGCTCAAAATTGCCCCAGACTTGAGTGAGCCGGAAATTTGCGCCATTCTAGAACTGATTCAAACCTACGAACTAGCAGGCATTATTGCCACCAATACCACCATTTGTCGAGAAGGCCTGAAAACAACGGTCATTCCCGCCACGGGGCGATCGCCCACCGCAGAAGCCGGAGGACTCAGCGGTGCCCCCCTAAAAGACCGTGCCACCGAAGTGATTCGCTTTATTCATCAGCAAACCCATGGCCGCCTCCCCATCATTGGCGTGGGTGGCATCTTTGACGCTGCCGATGTGCAAGAAAAACTCAACGCCGGTGCCCGCTTGGTGCAACTCTACACCGGTTGGGTCTATCAAGGGCCAACCCTGCTCAAAGAACTGCTGCAAAGTCTCCTGGCCGCCGCGCCATGA
- a CDS encoding DUF4278 domain-containing protein, translated as MKTTLTYRGIQYDYVPPAVRTEATDVVAKYRGWNYHCTQAVNPPAQPARDLLYRGVAYHTGNDNAAPAVTMAAASDAAQPTVSVAEMSRALLTHHHQNIKNREQSLLTRTIAQMGLPAAAGHYWNQIQGKIKPNVWLSYDRSHATMS; from the coding sequence ATGAAAACGACACTGACCTATCGCGGCATTCAATACGATTACGTTCCTCCGGCAGTGCGCACCGAAGCCACTGATGTGGTTGCCAAATATCGGGGCTGGAACTACCACTGCACCCAAGCAGTGAATCCCCCTGCTCAACCCGCTCGTGATTTGCTCTATCGGGGTGTGGCCTACCACACCGGGAATGACAACGCGGCACCGGCTGTTACCATGGCAGCCGCGAGTGATGCTGCACAGCCGACGGTGAGTGTGGCCGAAATGTCGCGAGCACTGCTCACGCACCACCACCAAAACATTAAAAATCGCGAGCAATCGCTGCTGACGCGAACCATTGCTCAAATGGGCTTACCCGCCGCTGCCGGACACTACTGGAATCAAATTCAAGGCAAAATTAAGCCCAACGTTTGGCTAAGCTACGATCGCAGCCATGCCACGATGAGCTAA
- a CDS encoding response regulator transcription factor has protein sequence MPAADNPQPATILLVDDDPNLVLLVRDYLEMQGYRVLTAAHGREGLAILQQHTPDLIICDVMMPQMDGYSFVSAVRGHAHLNWLPVLFLSAKGQTHDRVKGLQTGGDVYLVKPFEPDELLAQVQALLKQTARLREQQSSPPPAPPPGVELTPTETRILQYVARGLANRDIAAELHVSQRTVESHVSNMLGKTGLHNRTELARWAIDHHYV, from the coding sequence ATGCCTGCTGCCGACAACCCCCAACCCGCCACCATTTTGCTGGTGGATGACGACCCCAACCTTGTCTTACTGGTCAGGGATTATTTGGAAATGCAAGGGTATCGGGTGCTGACTGCTGCCCATGGCCGTGAAGGGTTAGCCATTTTACAGCAGCACACCCCCGACCTGATTATTTGCGATGTGATGATGCCCCAGATGGATGGCTACAGCTTTGTCAGTGCCGTACGCGGCCACGCGCATTTGAACTGGCTGCCGGTTCTATTTCTTTCGGCCAAGGGGCAAACCCACGATCGCGTCAAGGGGTTACAAACCGGCGGGGATGTCTATCTGGTCAAGCCCTTTGAACCCGATGAACTGCTAGCTCAGGTTCAGGCGCTGCTAAAGCAAACCGCCCGGTTACGGGAGCAGCAAAGTAGCCCCCCGCCTGCCCCTCCCCCGGGGGTCGAGCTAACCCCCACCGAGACTCGCATTTTACAGTACGTTGCCCGCGGACTGGCCAACCGCGATATTGCCGCAGAACTGCACGTGAGTCAACGCACAGTGGAAAGCCATGTCAGCAATATGCTAGGGAAAACAGGTCTCCACAACCGTACCGAATTGGCACGCTGGGCCATTGATCATCACTATGTCTAG
- the glgB gene encoding 1,4-alpha-glucan branching enzyme, producing the protein MTISPDQIDRIVSNQHHDPFEILGCHQISENGQSVWAVRAYLPNAERVSVLCPEQRQEYPMVSVHHPHFFECHIPVAELNNYQLKIFENGHERVIYDPYAFRSSKLTDFDIHLFAEGNHHRIYEKLGAHLLTVDGVSGVYFAVWAPNARNVSVIGNFNHWDGRKHQMARRGNGIWELFIPGLGVGEHYKYEIKNHDGHIYEKSDPYGFAQEPRPKTASIVADLNAYEWGDREWLEKRRHTDPLNQPISVFEVHLGSWLHASMEEPPLDEKGNPQEPVQVAELKPWARFLTYRELAAKLIPYVKELGYTHIELLPVAEHPFDGSWGYQVTGYYAPTSRYGSPADFMYFVDQCHQNGIGVIVDWVPGHFPKDGHGLAFFDGTHLYEHADPRKGEHKEWGTLVFNYGRHEVRNFLVANALFWFDKYHIDGIRVDAVASMLYLDYGRKEGEWLPNEYGGRENLEAANFLRQVNHVIFSYFPGILSIAEESTAWPMVSWPTYTGGLGFNLKWNMGWMHDILDYFSMDPWFRQFHQNNVTFSMWYHHSENFMLALSHDEVVHGKSNIIGKMPGDRWQKFANLRCLFTYMFTHPGKKTMFMGMEFAQWSEWNVWSDLEWHLLEYEPHQQTKRFFQDLNALYRSEPSLYSQDFSQDGFEWIDCSDNRHSVVSFIRWDKDYKDFVVVVCNFTPQPHSHYRIGVPEHGFYTELFNSDAREYGGSNMGNLGGKWADEWAYHNRRYSLDLCLPPLGVLILKLDRQKTAAERARYGDMA; encoded by the coding sequence ATGACGATTTCGCCCGATCAAATCGACCGCATTGTGTCCAATCAGCACCACGATCCCTTTGAAATTTTAGGATGTCATCAAATTAGCGAGAATGGCCAATCAGTGTGGGCGGTTCGGGCGTATCTACCGAATGCGGAGCGGGTGAGTGTTCTGTGTCCCGAGCAACGGCAGGAATACCCGATGGTCTCGGTGCATCACCCGCATTTTTTTGAGTGTCATATTCCCGTTGCCGAATTAAATAACTATCAACTCAAAATTTTTGAAAATGGCCATGAGCGGGTCATCTACGACCCTTATGCCTTTCGCTCCTCCAAGCTAACCGACTTTGACATTCATCTGTTTGCCGAGGGGAATCACCACCGCATCTACGAAAAACTAGGTGCCCATCTGCTCACGGTGGATGGGGTTTCTGGTGTGTATTTTGCGGTGTGGGCACCCAATGCCCGCAATGTCTCGGTCATTGGTAACTTTAACCACTGGGACGGTCGCAAGCACCAAATGGCGCGGCGGGGTAATGGCATTTGGGAACTTTTTATTCCCGGTCTTGGGGTTGGCGAGCACTACAAGTACGAAATTAAGAATCACGACGGCCATATCTACGAGAAGTCGGATCCCTACGGCTTTGCTCAGGAACCCCGCCCCAAAACCGCCTCAATTGTGGCGGACTTAAATGCCTACGAGTGGGGCGATCGCGAGTGGCTCGAAAAACGGCGCCACACTGACCCATTGAACCAACCCATCTCCGTCTTTGAGGTGCACTTAGGCTCTTGGCTGCACGCCTCAATGGAGGAGCCTCCCCTTGATGAGAAGGGCAACCCCCAAGAACCGGTGCAAGTGGCGGAACTCAAGCCTTGGGCACGGTTCCTCACCTATCGGGAGCTAGCCGCAAAACTTATCCCCTACGTTAAGGAGTTGGGCTATACCCACATTGAACTGCTGCCGGTAGCCGAGCATCCCTTTGATGGCTCTTGGGGGTATCAAGTGACCGGCTACTATGCCCCCACGTCTCGCTATGGTAGCCCTGCCGACTTTATGTACTTTGTGGATCAGTGTCACCAGAACGGGATTGGCGTTATTGTGGACTGGGTTCCCGGCCACTTTCCCAAGGATGGTCATGGCCTCGCCTTTTTTGATGGCACCCACCTCTACGAGCACGCCGACCCCCGCAAAGGGGAGCATAAAGAATGGGGCACCCTTGTGTTTAACTATGGCCGCCACGAAGTCCGGAACTTTTTGGTGGCGAATGCCCTGTTTTGGTTTGACAAGTACCACATCGATGGTATTCGCGTTGATGCTGTGGCCTCCATGCTGTACCTCGACTATGGCCGCAAAGAAGGAGAGTGGCTGCCCAACGAATACGGTGGCCGCGAAAACTTAGAAGCCGCCAATTTCCTGCGCCAAGTGAATCACGTCATCTTCAGCTATTTTCCGGGGATTCTCTCGATTGCCGAAGAATCTACCGCTTGGCCGATGGTGTCGTGGCCGACCTATACGGGGGGGCTTGGCTTTAACCTGAAGTGGAACATGGGGTGGATGCACGACATCCTCGACTATTTCAGCATGGATCCGTGGTTTCGCCAGTTCCACCAAAACAACGTCACCTTTAGCATGTGGTACCACCACAGCGAGAACTTTATGCTGGCGTTGTCCCACGATGAGGTGGTGCACGGCAAGAGCAATATCATTGGCAAGATGCCGGGCGATCGCTGGCAAAAATTTGCCAATCTCCGCTGCCTGTTCACCTATATGTTTACCCACCCGGGCAAGAAAACCATGTTTATGGGCATGGAATTTGCCCAATGGAGTGAGTGGAACGTCTGGAGCGATCTGGAGTGGCACCTACTGGAGTACGAACCGCACCAGCAAACCAAACGCTTCTTTCAGGACTTGAATGCCCTTTATCGTTCTGAACCCTCCCTCTACAGCCAAGACTTTAGCCAAGACGGCTTTGAGTGGATTGACTGTAGCGACAACCGTCACAGTGTCGTCTCGTTTATCCGCTGGGACAAAGACTACAAGGATTTTGTCGTGGTGGTGTGTAACTTTACCCCCCAACCCCATAGCCACTACCGGATTGGTGTTCCTGAACATGGCTTCTATACCGAACTGTTTAACAGCGATGCCCGCGAGTACGGCGGCAGTAACATGGGCAACCTCGGGGGCAAATGGGCAGACGAGTGGGCCTACCACAATCGTCGCTACTCCCTTGATCTGTGTTTACCGCCCTTGGGGGTGCTGATCCTGAAGTTAGATCGGCAAAAAACGGCTGCCGAACGCGCCCGCTACGGCGATATGGCCTAG
- a CDS encoding sirohydrochlorin chelatase, with translation MVVTVEPNDSILNPLSFSVDLPPLPQPRPLLLVGHGTRDPEGRQAFLDFANAYHQLDPCRPVFPCFLELTQPSIFEVLSQCVAAGYSNLSVLPILLFAARHNKFDVTNELDRARHAFPQLRYHYGRHYGIAPEILTLWRSRLEMIDSPEFNPQGISREETVLLVVGRGSSDPDANGDVFKLARMLWEGSGYKTVEVCFIGITHPRLEVGFERSNLYQPRRVIVLPHFMFTGALVKKIYALTLAAQQQFPHVEYVNLPEIGLHPQLFYLTRQREIETLTGQVAMNCEACKFRLAAASSTDHHHHHDHSHGEAHHHHHHASVDLDHLPSYHQRIWQVP, from the coding sequence GTGGTCGTTACTGTCGAGCCGAACGATTCAATTCTCAACCCCCTGAGTTTTAGCGTTGATTTACCGCCATTACCTCAGCCGCGTCCCCTGCTATTGGTGGGGCACGGCACCCGCGATCCGGAAGGTCGCCAAGCGTTTTTAGACTTTGCCAATGCCTATCACCAACTGGATCCCTGCCGTCCGGTCTTCCCCTGCTTTTTGGAATTAACCCAACCCTCTATTTTTGAGGTGCTCAGTCAGTGTGTTGCCGCCGGTTACAGCAATCTATCGGTTTTGCCCATCCTGCTGTTTGCCGCCCGCCACAACAAATTTGACGTGACCAATGAGTTGGATCGCGCCCGCCACGCCTTTCCCCAATTGCGCTACCACTACGGTCGCCACTACGGCATTGCCCCAGAAATTCTCACCCTGTGGCGATCGCGCCTCGAAATGATAGACTCCCCTGAGTTTAACCCCCAAGGGATTAGCCGTGAAGAGACGGTGTTATTGGTGGTGGGTCGGGGTTCCAGTGATCCCGATGCCAATGGCGATGTCTTTAAGCTGGCGCGAATGCTCTGGGAAGGCAGCGGCTACAAAACGGTGGAGGTGTGCTTTATTGGCATTACCCATCCCCGCCTTGAGGTGGGTTTTGAGCGGTCAAATCTCTACCAGCCTCGCCGTGTCATTGTGCTGCCCCACTTCATGTTTACGGGTGCCTTGGTGAAAAAAATCTATGCCTTAACCTTGGCGGCGCAACAGCAGTTTCCGCACGTCGAGTACGTTAACTTGCCGGAAATTGGCCTCCATCCCCAATTATTTTATCTAACACGGCAGCGGGAAATTGAAACCCTCACCGGACAGGTGGCCATGAACTGCGAAGCCTGTAAATTTCGCCTAGCGGCCGCCAGCAGCACGGATCATCATCACCATCACGATCACAGTCACGGCGAAGCGCACCATCATCACCATCACGCCAGTGTGGACTTAGATCATTTGCCCAGTTACCATCAACGGATCTGGCAGGTGCCCTAG
- a CDS encoding TIGR00303 family protein, translating into MMGIAWGAEFARSWCDRHRQKQPAVICVLGFTETALIPGISAAGKTAADRRYTALADGEFLLRGVQPHYRYPLPPLIEGASPALISRALIESLALPLYVFNAGLPAAGLPEMIDLKGQPARCVSTGQAMDTDLVEHLWQQGWQWGAQLSQAHPWLVVGECVVAGTTTALALCESLGIAARYCVGSSHRHSNHDQKWRLVQQGLAQLPTSPDPLRAVAAIGDPMQVVVAAMALGASQTAGVLLAGGSQMIAVYALARAIAHQQQLPWQPEQLLVGTTRWVIEDATANISALAARADCPLIYSQLNLSTSRHGALRAYEAGFVKEGVGAGGCSIAAHLFGQWHNEQLVEAIDTLGDRWQRRLV; encoded by the coding sequence ATGATGGGTATCGCTTGGGGGGCAGAGTTTGCCCGTTCGTGGTGCGATCGCCACCGCCAGAAACAACCCGCCGTTATTTGTGTCTTGGGGTTTACGGAAACCGCCTTGATCCCCGGTATCTCAGCCGCTGGCAAAACCGCCGCCGATCGCCGCTATACCGCCCTCGCCGATGGCGAATTTTTACTGAGGGGGGTTCAGCCCCACTATCGGTATCCCCTCCCTCCCCTCATTGAAGGCGCATCTCCGGCCCTGATTAGTCGAGCCTTAATTGAGAGCCTAGCGTTGCCCCTGTACGTTTTTAATGCGGGTCTGCCAGCAGCGGGCTTACCGGAAATGATTGATCTTAAAGGGCAACCGGCCCGCTGTGTGAGTACCGGGCAGGCCATGGACACAGATCTGGTTGAACACCTATGGCAGCAGGGCTGGCAGTGGGGGGCACAGTTAAGCCAAGCCCACCCGTGGCTGGTGGTGGGTGAGTGTGTGGTGGCGGGTACCACAACGGCACTGGCCCTATGCGAGAGTTTGGGAATTGCCGCCCGCTACTGTGTTGGCAGTAGCCATCGCCACAGTAACCACGATCAAAAATGGCGGCTTGTGCAGCAGGGACTCGCTCAGTTACCAACGTCCCCAGACCCGTTAAGGGCGGTGGCGGCCATTGGCGATCCGATGCAGGTGGTGGTGGCAGCTATGGCCTTAGGTGCCAGCCAAACCGCTGGTGTTCTGTTGGCGGGCGGATCTCAAATGATTGCCGTCTATGCCCTAGCCCGGGCGATCGCTCACCAACAGCAGTTACCATGGCAGCCTGAGCAACTGCTCGTAGGCACCACCCGCTGGGTGATTGAGGATGCAACCGCGAACATTAGCGCCCTAGCCGCACGAGCAGACTGTCCCCTGATCTATAGCCAACTGAATCTGAGTACGTCGCGCCATGGAGCCTTGCGCGCCTACGAAGCTGGCTTTGTGAAAGAAGGGGTTGGGGCGGGTGGCTGTAGTATTGCCGCACATCTGTTTGGACAGTGGCACAATGAACAGCTAGTGGAAGCCATTGACACCCTTGGCGATCGCTGGCAGCGTCGTCTAGTTTGA